In Hahella sp. KA22, one genomic interval encodes:
- a CDS encoding response regulator transcription factor yields the protein MLIVDDHPIFRDGLTSLINKEGDMSVCAEASEINSALELFKAYEPDVVIVDLNLVDGNGLELIKRLRLISHSVKILVASMHSESFFGERSLRAGANGYICKEETPRSLINAIRELLNSGFYMSPKLSNIIAKRHLANAENGDSRPECILSERELEVFTMVGKGSSTKEIAHKLNLSIKTIDTYKEHIKRKLGIKDNTALIQQAVVWMVSESML from the coding sequence GTGCTGATTGTCGACGACCACCCCATATTTCGCGACGGGTTGACCAGCCTGATCAATAAAGAAGGTGATATGAGCGTATGCGCCGAAGCCAGTGAAATTAACAGCGCACTAGAGCTATTTAAAGCATACGAACCGGATGTTGTTATCGTAGATCTGAATTTGGTCGACGGTAACGGCCTGGAGTTAATCAAAAGGCTGAGGCTGATCTCTCATTCCGTAAAGATTCTGGTTGCGTCGATGCACAGTGAGAGTTTCTTCGGCGAAAGAAGTTTAAGGGCCGGCGCCAACGGTTATATCTGTAAAGAGGAAACCCCAAGAAGTCTTATCAACGCCATTAGAGAGCTTTTAAACAGCGGGTTTTATATGAGCCCCAAGCTCTCCAATATTATCGCTAAGCGTCATCTGGCGAACGCAGAAAACGGAGACTCAAGGCCTGAGTGCATTCTTTCTGAACGAGAACTGGAAGTTTTCACGATGGTTGGCAAAGGCTCTTCAACCAAAGAAATTGCCCACAAACTTAATCTCAGCATCAAAACCATCGATACCTATAAAGAGCACATAAAGCGTAAACTCGGCATCAAAGATAATACCGCGCTGATTCAACAGGCTGTCGTCTGGATGGTGAGTGAGTCAATGCTATAA
- a CDS encoding ABC transporter permease — protein sequence MRFLLELAWRDLRASGQSLWVFCACLLLGVTLVAASGGLYRMISAALLADTRMLLGGDLEVDSNAPLPLATLDWMRTRGDISLVTELDTMLGGPDGSFLRVELQSTDANYPLYGDLTLEPVADLAQVTAFANGHWGAAIDPGLANKLNLRVGDKVKVGSLTLEVRALTLKQPDRNLNANWRGAPVLLSQDALQASGLIQPGSRVDYEYRVRTSTPSLIWREQFYQAFPEQPWEVRTFEDRSRRISERLDQIASGLLIIGFSTLFIGGLGVFNSIQAYLQGKLKTIATLRALGLRNGRLAALYLLQTGIMAGGASLAGATLGGAMALLGAEAAATEIPIAASASVLAAPSLAAFAFGLLTAYAFALPAIGRALAASPAALFRGTDAKTNSPSSLWRIATLLCAGAIIALVLTALPDPLFGVGFVLVVGLLLILLDILVRLLRRSASALDRHPVLSGRFTLRLAVANLHRPNAPLRTSLLSLGSALTLLVASTLVVAALVRAIHATIPEESPALVLYDVFPYQYDEVVAAIQGPHEARLDMAPLVRSRILSINGSPLNERFSQDLERLRDTQQDEYKLSYSVDNIDNVTVVEGAWWPDDAPLSEAGLPNLAMEDREARQLGLQLGDVIRFQIEGRELEAEVAAIYSQKGLQTRFWFEGILADGALESFIHRYVGAAYMSDADALSAQNHVAQIAPNVITVRTAVLLTTARELLAKAGAGLAVVAGVSLAASLLVLTSVMAAGRARQVYDATVLHSLGARMSVIKRGLHMEYALLALITSLFAVALGSAIALPLLHLRLKLPSEDLIWLGFVTAFSVSAITLNLGARYLMRRLQIKPASLLRDA from the coding sequence ATGCGCTTCCTGCTTGAACTGGCCTGGCGAGACCTGCGCGCCAGCGGTCAGTCGCTATGGGTATTCTGCGCCTGCCTGCTGCTCGGCGTCACCCTGGTGGCGGCGTCAGGCGGACTGTACCGTATGATCAGCGCCGCCTTGCTGGCGGATACCCGCATGTTGCTGGGCGGTGATCTGGAAGTGGACAGCAATGCGCCGCTGCCGCTGGCGACACTGGACTGGATGCGCACCAGAGGCGACATCTCTCTGGTGACGGAACTCGACACGATGCTGGGCGGACCGGATGGGTCTTTCCTGCGGGTGGAGCTGCAAAGCACGGACGCCAACTACCCTCTTTATGGCGATTTGACCCTGGAGCCGGTTGCGGACTTGGCGCAAGTCACCGCCTTCGCCAATGGACACTGGGGAGCGGCGATCGATCCCGGTCTGGCGAACAAACTCAACCTCCGCGTCGGCGATAAGGTCAAAGTCGGCTCACTGACGCTGGAAGTGCGCGCACTGACGCTGAAACAGCCTGATCGTAATCTGAACGCCAATTGGCGGGGCGCGCCGGTGTTGCTGTCCCAGGACGCGCTGCAGGCAAGCGGCCTGATACAGCCCGGCAGCCGGGTGGATTATGAATACCGGGTTCGCACCAGCACGCCCTCGCTGATCTGGCGCGAGCAATTTTATCAGGCCTTTCCTGAGCAACCCTGGGAGGTGCGCACCTTTGAAGACCGCAGTCGCCGCATCTCCGAACGTCTGGATCAGATCGCCTCCGGCTTGCTCATTATCGGCTTCAGCACCTTGTTCATCGGCGGTTTAGGCGTATTCAACAGCATCCAGGCTTATCTGCAGGGCAAACTGAAGACCATCGCCACCTTACGCGCGCTGGGCTTGCGCAACGGAAGACTGGCGGCGCTTTACCTGCTCCAGACCGGCATCATGGCGGGCGGAGCCAGTCTGGCCGGCGCCACATTGGGCGGGGCAATGGCCCTGCTTGGCGCGGAAGCCGCAGCGACGGAAATTCCCATCGCCGCCTCCGCCAGCGTGTTGGCCGCGCCCAGTCTGGCGGCCTTCGCCTTTGGTTTACTTACCGCCTACGCCTTCGCCCTGCCCGCTATCGGGAGAGCCCTCGCCGCGTCTCCGGCCGCCCTGTTTCGAGGGACCGACGCCAAAACTAACAGCCCCTCCTCCCTCTGGCGAATAGCGACCCTGTTGTGCGCCGGAGCGATTATCGCGCTGGTGCTCACCGCACTGCCCGATCCCTTGTTTGGCGTCGGCTTCGTTTTAGTCGTTGGGCTGCTGTTGATATTGCTGGATATCCTGGTGCGCTTGCTGCGACGCAGCGCCTCGGCGCTGGATCGTCATCCCGTTCTCAGCGGGCGTTTCACCCTGCGGCTGGCAGTCGCCAATCTGCACCGCCCCAATGCGCCATTACGGACGTCGTTGCTATCACTGGGCTCCGCGCTGACGTTGCTGGTGGCGTCTACACTGGTGGTAGCCGCGCTGGTGCGGGCCATTCACGCCACTATTCCAGAAGAGTCTCCCGCGTTGGTGCTGTATGACGTTTTTCCCTATCAGTACGATGAGGTGGTCGCCGCCATACAAGGCCCCCACGAGGCCCGTCTTGATATGGCCCCGCTGGTGCGGTCGCGTATTCTCAGCATCAACGGGAGTCCGTTGAACGAACGTTTCAGCCAGGATCTGGAACGGTTGCGCGACACTCAGCAGGATGAATACAAGCTCAGCTACTCCGTCGATAACATCGACAACGTTACCGTCGTTGAAGGCGCCTGGTGGCCGGACGATGCGCCCCTGAGCGAGGCGGGACTTCCCAACCTGGCGATGGAGGACCGGGAGGCGCGACAACTTGGTCTGCAACTGGGCGACGTCATTCGTTTTCAGATTGAAGGCCGCGAGCTGGAGGCGGAAGTCGCCGCCATCTACAGCCAAAAGGGTCTGCAAACCCGATTCTGGTTTGAAGGCATTCTTGCTGACGGCGCTTTGGAGTCTTTCATTCATCGCTATGTGGGGGCCGCCTATATGAGTGACGCTGACGCGTTATCGGCGCAAAACCATGTCGCTCAGATCGCCCCCAATGTCATCACCGTACGCACCGCCGTCCTGCTGACCACGGCGCGGGAACTGCTGGCCAAGGCTGGCGCCGGATTGGCGGTAGTGGCGGGCGTCAGTCTCGCCGCCAGCTTATTAGTGCTGACCAGCGTCATGGCCGCCGGACGCGCCCGCCAGGTTTACGACGCTACCGTATTGCACTCTCTCGGCGCCAGGATGTCGGTGATCAAGCGCGGTCTGCATATGGAATACGCCCTGCTGGCGTTAATCACGTCTCTCTTCGCCGTGGCGCTGGGCTCCGCCATCGCTCTGCCCCTGTTGCATCTACGCCTGAAACTGCCCTCAGAAGACCTCATCTGGCTGGGCTTTGTCACCGCATTCAGCGTCAGCGCCATCACGCTGAATTTGGGCGCGCGCTATTTAATGCGGCGTCTGCAAATCAAACCGGCCAGCCTGTTGCGGGACGCCTGA
- a CDS encoding ankyrin repeat domain-containing protein, producing MDIVKAVIHAAVKQDLQGLRQLFQENPELNLNTRSPFAATERSTPLIIACAAGDADMVDYLLTQGADVNIQGKQGATALAMAVEWRHPEIVERLLEAGADVNLTMDDGTSPLMKTAAYHLPELAARLLMQGADVNAARLDGWTSLMLAAHAGSEEMAALLLERGARVNQSESSGRTPLMAACFKGHIRIVEILLAHGAQSELQDADGATAISEAAERGHQAIVALLQHSGARLEELPPSSLDLAKAEERRQYATLSKNAQKEFNALLKWLTAKAKTWAKKVDPTQLDAVDDDSVENIWLYYLADKLYEKVAALDDATQQELTAYARALHAVDHGDGMLSSYLKTVFLDMLKTLAAPQRYASLYL from the coding sequence GTGGATATAGTCAAAGCGGTGATACATGCAGCGGTGAAGCAGGATCTGCAAGGCCTACGCCAGCTGTTTCAGGAGAACCCGGAACTCAACCTGAATACGCGCAGTCCATTCGCCGCCACGGAGCGTAGCACCCCGTTGATTATCGCCTGCGCCGCTGGCGACGCCGATATGGTCGACTATCTGCTGACGCAGGGCGCGGACGTGAACATCCAGGGTAAGCAGGGCGCCACCGCGTTGGCTATGGCGGTGGAATGGCGGCATCCTGAGATTGTCGAGCGTCTGCTGGAGGCTGGCGCGGACGTCAACCTCACCATGGATGATGGAACCAGTCCCTTGATGAAAACCGCCGCCTATCATTTGCCGGAACTGGCTGCGCGATTGCTGATGCAAGGAGCGGATGTCAACGCCGCCCGTCTTGACGGCTGGACATCCCTGATGCTCGCCGCCCACGCAGGCAGTGAGGAGATGGCGGCGCTGTTACTGGAACGCGGAGCCAGGGTGAACCAGTCCGAAAGCAGCGGACGCACGCCGTTAATGGCGGCCTGCTTTAAAGGACATATCCGCATCGTGGAAATTTTGCTAGCCCATGGCGCACAGTCCGAGTTGCAGGACGCAGACGGCGCCACCGCGATATCTGAAGCCGCCGAACGCGGGCATCAAGCCATCGTCGCCTTACTCCAGCACTCTGGCGCGCGCCTCGAAGAACTCCCCCCTTCCTCTCTGGACTTGGCCAAAGCCGAGGAGCGGCGTCAGTACGCCACCTTATCCAAAAACGCCCAGAAAGAGTTCAACGCGCTGTTGAAATGGCTGACGGCGAAAGCGAAAACCTGGGCCAAGAAAGTCGACCCAACGCAACTCGACGCGGTTGATGACGACAGTGTCGAGAATATCTGGCTTTACTATCTTGCGGACAAGCTGTACGAAAAGGTCGCCGCACTCGACGATGCGACGCAACAGGAATTGACGGCTTACGCCCGAGCCCTTCACGCCGTCGATCATGGCGACGGAATGCTCTCTTCCTATCTGAAGACTGTGTTTTTAGATATGCTCAAAACCCTGGCGGCGCCGCAGCGATACGCCAGCCTGTACCTATAA
- a CDS encoding ABC transporter substrate-binding protein, whose translation MKALIVSVVLCLITSFAQAEKITLANGEWAPYLSENLKHHGFMSRIVKDAFAEEGIEVDYVFLPWKRGYEDAKEGKFEGTLIWGYNDERAKDFYYSDTVATLGTSLFYNKDNPIDWSAPEDLAKYKIGGIIGYAYGIEELETQGVVKIDRIGNEEGNYKKLAAGRLDIVLEDTEVGIESITRFGFGDKLIPHPKTLEPRKYSVLISKKTPNAQHLLDAFNRGLKKVIADGRYDKYLQESRKGEYK comes from the coding sequence ATGAAAGCGTTAATTGTCAGTGTTGTTTTGTGTCTAATCACTTCCTTTGCTCAGGCGGAGAAGATTACTTTGGCGAACGGTGAATGGGCGCCTTATCTGTCTGAGAATTTGAAGCATCACGGATTTATGTCCCGGATCGTCAAGGATGCATTTGCAGAGGAAGGCATCGAGGTGGATTATGTATTTCTCCCCTGGAAGCGCGGTTATGAGGACGCCAAAGAAGGCAAGTTCGAAGGGACGTTGATTTGGGGTTATAACGACGAGCGCGCCAAGGATTTTTATTATTCCGATACCGTGGCGACGCTGGGCACCTCTTTGTTTTATAACAAAGACAATCCCATTGACTGGAGTGCGCCGGAAGATCTGGCCAAATATAAAATCGGCGGCATCATCGGCTACGCCTATGGCATTGAAGAGCTGGAAACTCAGGGCGTAGTCAAAATCGACCGCATCGGCAATGAAGAAGGCAACTACAAAAAGCTCGCCGCCGGGCGCCTGGATATCGTGCTGGAGGATACTGAAGTCGGCATAGAAAGCATCACACGTTTCGGCTTTGGAGATAAGTTGATCCCCCACCCCAAAACCCTGGAGCCACGCAAATACTCGGTTTTGATCAGCAAGAAAACGCCTAATGCCCAACACCTTCTCGACGCGTTCAATCGCGGCTTGAAGAAGGTGATTGCAGATGGCCGTTACGACAAATACCTGCAGGAATCCCGCAAAGGCGAATACAAATAA
- the fbp gene encoding class 1 fructose-bisphosphatase: MEIIKTLGEFIIDRQKDYPDASGELTSLFSSIRLAAKILHREINKAGLADITGAAGDENVQGEQQQKLDVYANERFKNALAQRGVVCGIASEEEEQFVRFEETKNLGGKYVVLIDPLDGSSNIDVNVSVGTIFSVYRRVSPEGEHVTEEDFLQPGHKQIAAGYIIYGSSTMLVYTTGNGVNGFTYDPTIGVFCLSHPNLRIPEDGTIYSINEGNYIHFPEGVKKYIKFCQEEDEATQRPYTSRYIGSLVSDFHRNLIKGGIYLYPTSSRYPEGKLRLLYECNPMAFLIEQAGGKAIANPGQRILDIEPKKLHQRCPLFVGSPKMVDKLEQFISELG; encoded by the coding sequence ATGGAAATAATTAAGACCCTGGGCGAGTTCATCATCGACCGGCAGAAAGACTACCCGGACGCCAGCGGCGAACTGACCTCGCTGTTTTCCTCCATCCGTCTGGCGGCGAAAATTCTGCACCGTGAAATCAACAAAGCGGGTCTGGCCGATATCACCGGCGCCGCGGGCGACGAAAACGTGCAGGGCGAGCAGCAGCAGAAGCTGGACGTGTACGCCAACGAGCGTTTCAAAAATGCGCTGGCGCAGCGCGGCGTGGTGTGCGGCATCGCGTCTGAGGAAGAGGAACAGTTTGTCCGCTTTGAAGAAACCAAGAACCTGGGCGGCAAATATGTGGTGTTGATCGATCCTCTGGACGGTTCCTCCAACATCGACGTCAACGTGTCCGTTGGCACCATTTTCTCGGTATATCGCAGAGTTTCTCCGGAAGGCGAGCATGTGACCGAAGAGGACTTCCTGCAGCCTGGGCACAAGCAGATCGCCGCGGGTTACATCATCTACGGCTCCTCCACCATGCTGGTGTACACCACCGGCAACGGCGTCAACGGCTTCACCTATGACCCGACCATTGGCGTATTCTGTCTGTCCCACCCGAATCTGCGCATTCCGGAAGACGGCACCATTTATTCCATTAACGAAGGCAACTACATTCACTTCCCTGAAGGGGTGAAGAAGTACATCAAGTTCTGCCAGGAAGAAGACGAGGCCACTCAGCGCCCCTACACTTCTCGTTATATCGGCTCGCTGGTGTCTGACTTCCATCGCAACCTGATCAAGGGCGGCATCTATCTGTACCCCACCTCCAGCCGCTATCCGGAAGGCAAGCTGCGTCTGCTGTACGAATGCAACCCCATGGCGTTCCTGATCGAACAGGCTGGCGGCAAGGCCATCGCCAATCCGGGTCAGCGCATTCTGGATATCGAACCGAAAAAACTGCACCAACGCTGCCCGCTGTTCGTCGGCTCGCCGAAGATGGTGGATAAGCTGGAGCAGTTCATCAGCGAACTGGGCTGA
- a CDS encoding ABC transporter ATP-binding protein, whose amino-acid sequence MIELNDLTMSYALESSRLNVLSGVDLAIADGETVAIIGPSGSGKTTLLILLAGLEQPERGEIRLDGAVLSALDADGLADMRRDKLGIIFQSFHLVPSLTALANVALPLDIAGHPQSRERARDMLGKVGLAQRESHYPSQLSGGEQQRVAIARALVHAPKLVLADEPTGNLDLHTGEKVSDILFDLNREAGATLLMVTHDEAIAKRCSRVLRLHEGKLVEEPHALPA is encoded by the coding sequence ATGATTGAACTGAACGATCTGACCATGTCCTATGCGCTGGAGAGCAGCCGTTTAAACGTGCTTTCCGGGGTGGACCTCGCCATCGCCGACGGTGAAACAGTAGCCATTATAGGACCATCCGGCTCCGGGAAGACAACCCTGCTGATCCTGTTGGCTGGCCTGGAGCAACCGGAACGAGGTGAAATTCGCCTGGACGGAGCGGTCTTATCGGCGCTGGATGCGGATGGTCTGGCGGATATGCGGCGCGACAAACTCGGCATCATTTTCCAGTCTTTTCATTTGGTTCCCAGCCTCACCGCCCTCGCCAACGTAGCGCTGCCTCTGGATATCGCCGGACACCCGCAATCCCGCGAACGGGCCCGGGACATGCTGGGGAAAGTCGGGCTGGCGCAACGGGAAAGTCACTATCCCTCGCAGTTGTCCGGCGGCGAGCAGCAGCGCGTCGCCATCGCCCGCGCTCTGGTGCACGCTCCGAAACTGGTGCTGGCGGATGAACCTACCGGCAACCTTGATTTGCACACCGGCGAGAAGGTCAGCGACATCTTGTTCGATCTCAATCGCGAAGCCGGCGCCACGCTGTTGATGGTGACTCACGACGAAGCCATCGCCAAACGCTGCAGCCGGGTGCTGCGCCTGCATGAAGGCAAACTGGTGGAGGAGCCTCATGCGCTTCCTGCTTGA
- a CDS encoding PAS domain S-box protein: MKLKSPLRSINKSLKNYAVHLFHSETPKSFAPDDEPGDESTLQRLVHELQVHQIELETQNEELRHTQLQLSNARDQYLQLYDMAPIAYVTIDQTGKILDANFKASELFDARRNELPGAALAAFISPASQDAYYLHRQAVFSTGLKQATELTLKGRPTQTVTRVESVTSADKDRCLMVMVDITSQKLAEEALKRLNEELETLVAERMRQIQMSFNRLNTILNTATDAIITINNQGEIESVNPASAEMFGFSSDELIGGNISLVIPTQQTETLLRNINQLLHQIDNRPTGCVMDISARRKGGYLFPISLSSNRIDKENAFTCIIRDMSERVELEKVLLQRTEEERNRIGRELHDTIGQTVVGIALKAISLSTELEKIAPPLAQALADMSAKLETTGREIHTIVNDLSPLRMDDNDFKEALQWLVDSSQIYSHAKITLECPNDVAIKDSRVATQLYRIAQEALHNAIKHAKAELIQVKIKQTSEFIKLSVIDDGSGMESTSRSARLPFSLSGKGLENMKYRAHVIGADVEVLSNKGKGSHVECTLLT, encoded by the coding sequence ATGAAACTCAAATCGCCGCTCAGGTCAATTAATAAAAGCCTGAAAAACTACGCAGTGCACTTATTTCATTCAGAAACGCCCAAGTCTTTTGCGCCCGACGATGAACCGGGCGACGAGTCAACATTGCAGCGTCTGGTGCATGAACTCCAGGTGCATCAAATTGAGCTGGAAACTCAAAACGAAGAGCTGCGGCATACGCAATTGCAACTTTCCAATGCCCGAGATCAATACCTCCAGCTTTATGACATGGCTCCAATCGCTTATGTGACGATTGATCAGACAGGGAAAATTCTGGACGCCAACTTCAAAGCGTCGGAATTGTTCGACGCCCGTCGCAACGAGTTGCCTGGAGCCGCCCTCGCCGCCTTTATCTCACCCGCCTCACAGGATGCCTACTATTTGCATCGCCAAGCGGTTTTTTCCACCGGACTCAAGCAAGCAACGGAATTAACGCTAAAAGGGCGACCCACTCAAACCGTGACGCGCGTAGAAAGCGTCACTAGCGCTGACAAAGACCGCTGCCTTATGGTCATGGTCGATATCACCAGCCAAAAACTGGCTGAGGAGGCGTTGAAAAGGCTCAATGAAGAACTGGAGACGCTAGTAGCAGAAAGAATGCGCCAGATCCAGATGAGTTTTAACCGCCTGAACACAATTCTGAACACCGCCACCGACGCTATTATCACCATTAACAATCAGGGCGAGATTGAAAGCGTCAACCCGGCTTCGGCAGAAATGTTCGGTTTTTCCTCTGATGAACTCATCGGCGGCAATATCTCTCTGGTTATACCCACGCAACAGACGGAAACTCTACTTAGAAACATCAACCAATTACTACACCAGATAGATAACCGCCCCACTGGATGCGTCATGGACATATCGGCGAGACGCAAAGGCGGCTACCTGTTTCCTATCAGCCTGAGCAGCAACAGAATTGATAAAGAAAATGCGTTTACCTGCATCATTCGGGATATGAGTGAGCGGGTTGAGCTTGAAAAAGTTCTGTTGCAGCGAACGGAAGAGGAACGCAATAGAATCGGTCGAGAGCTTCATGACACTATAGGACAAACCGTAGTGGGCATCGCTTTAAAAGCCATCTCTCTATCTACTGAACTGGAGAAAATCGCTCCGCCCCTCGCTCAAGCATTGGCGGATATGAGCGCAAAACTGGAAACGACAGGGCGTGAAATTCACACCATTGTGAATGATTTGTCCCCACTGCGGATGGATGATAATGACTTTAAAGAGGCGCTTCAGTGGTTGGTGGATTCCAGCCAGATATACAGTCACGCAAAGATCACGCTTGAATGCCCAAATGATGTCGCCATCAAGGACTCTCGCGTAGCGACCCAGCTTTATCGCATTGCCCAGGAAGCGCTGCATAACGCGATAAAGCACGCCAAAGCGGAGCTCATCCAAGTAAAAATCAAACAGACTTCTGAATTTATCAAACTTTCCGTTATAGATGACGGTTCAGGCATGGAGTCCACTTCCAGGTCCGCCCGATTACCCTTCAGCTTGTCCGGCAAAGGCCTTGAAAACATGAAGTACCGCGCTCATGTCATCGGGGCCGACGTGGAAGTGTTAAGTAATAAGGGAAAAGGTTCTCACGTCGAGTGCACATTATTGACGTAG